The following proteins are encoded in a genomic region of Mycobacterium sp. 155:
- the zomB gene encoding flagellar motor control protein ZomB, with amino-acid sequence MLPSLSADRSGVIGLRLRAVGLGERFERSPAFPYDISVRVSLWASVVVVAGLFGWGAWQRRWIADDGLIVLRTVRNLLAGNGPVFNAGERVETNTSTAWTYLVTLGAWIGGPMRLEYVVLALALVLSVLGMVLVMLGTGRLYAPSLQGRRALVLPAGALVYIAIPPARDFATSGLESGLALAYLGLLWWMMVCWSQALRAHPDQQRAQQNVTGRVFEASLAFVAGLSVLIRPELALLGGGLLIMMLVAARGWRRRTLIVVAGGLLPVGYQIFRMGYYGLLVPGTAVAKDASGSKWAQGFIYLTNFNHPYLLWVPAVLLVLLGMVLLATRTRPWWVRRQVPRGYGWLPRTIQSPPAIVIFMILSGFLQAVYWIRQGGDFMHGRVLLAPVFCMLAPVAVIPVVLPDGTKFTRETGYLLAAATSVLWAAVVGWSIWAANSPGLGADGTKVTYSGIVDERRFYSQATGHAHPLTAADYLDYPRMRAVLVAINNTPDGALLLPSGNYDQWDVVPAIPPPPGLSPSARKALTPPHTVFFTNLGMVSMNTGLNVRVIDQIGLANPLAMHTQRLTDGRIGHDKNLFPDWAVAEGPFLKEHPYIPPYLDEDWIAEAGVALECPGTEAMLNSVRDEMGPRRFLSNLTHAFEFTKYRIDRVPLYELKRCGLQPPPTKTPPYDGMPATGP; translated from the coding sequence GTGCTGCCATCGCTTTCAGCTGACCGCAGCGGGGTGATCGGCCTACGGCTGCGGGCTGTCGGCCTGGGCGAGCGATTCGAGCGCTCGCCGGCATTCCCGTACGACATCTCGGTGCGGGTCAGCCTGTGGGCTAGCGTCGTGGTGGTCGCGGGCCTGTTCGGGTGGGGCGCCTGGCAACGCCGGTGGATCGCCGACGACGGTCTGATCGTGCTGCGCACGGTACGAAACCTGTTGGCCGGCAACGGTCCGGTCTTCAACGCCGGGGAGCGCGTGGAGACCAACACCTCGACGGCCTGGACGTACCTGGTGACCCTGGGCGCCTGGATCGGCGGCCCGATGCGACTGGAGTACGTGGTGCTGGCCCTGGCGCTGGTACTCAGCGTGCTCGGCATGGTGTTGGTCATGCTGGGTACCGGTCGACTCTATGCGCCCAGCCTGCAGGGCCGCCGCGCGCTGGTGCTGCCGGCCGGTGCGCTGGTCTACATCGCGATCCCGCCGGCTCGTGACTTCGCCACCTCGGGGCTCGAAAGTGGTTTGGCGCTGGCCTATCTCGGCTTGCTGTGGTGGATGATGGTGTGTTGGTCGCAGGCACTGCGCGCACACCCCGATCAGCAGCGGGCGCAGCAGAACGTCACCGGCCGGGTCTTCGAGGCGTCGCTGGCCTTTGTCGCGGGCCTGAGCGTGCTGATCCGTCCCGAACTGGCGCTGCTCGGCGGCGGACTACTGATCATGATGCTGGTGGCCGCGCGCGGCTGGCGCCGCCGGACACTGATCGTCGTCGCGGGCGGGCTGCTGCCGGTGGGCTATCAGATCTTCCGGATGGGCTACTACGGCCTGCTGGTGCCCGGTACGGCGGTGGCCAAGGACGCGTCGGGATCCAAATGGGCGCAGGGTTTCATCTATCTGACCAACTTCAACCATCCGTATCTGTTGTGGGTGCCCGCGGTCCTGCTGGTGCTCCTCGGGATGGTGCTGCTGGCCACCCGGACCAGGCCGTGGTGGGTTCGGCGCCAGGTGCCCCGCGGTTACGGCTGGTTGCCGCGGACCATCCAAAGTCCGCCCGCCATCGTCATTTTCATGATTCTGAGCGGTTTCCTGCAGGCCGTGTACTGGATACGTCAGGGCGGCGACTTCATGCATGGCCGCGTGTTGCTGGCGCCGGTGTTCTGCATGCTGGCCCCCGTCGCGGTGATCCCCGTGGTGCTGCCCGACGGCACCAAGTTCACCCGGGAGACCGGTTATCTGCTGGCTGCGGCCACCAGCGTGCTGTGGGCGGCCGTGGTGGGCTGGTCCATCTGGGCGGCCAATTCGCCGGGACTCGGCGCGGACGGCACCAAGGTCACCTATTCCGGGATCGTCGACGAACGCCGCTTCTACTCGCAGGCCACCGGTCATGCGCATCCGCTGACCGCGGCCGACTACCTGGACTACCCGCGCATGCGTGCGGTGCTGGTGGCCATCAACAACACCCCCGACGGCGCTCTGCTCCTACCGTCCGGCAACTACGACCAATGGGATGTGGTGCCCGCGATCCCGCCGCCACCGGGTCTCTCGCCGTCGGCTCGCAAGGCGTTGACCCCGCCGCACACGGTTTTTTTCACCAATCTCGGCATGGTCAGCATGAACACCGGGCTCAATGTGCGGGTCATCGATCAGATCGGGCTGGCAAACCCGCTTGCGATGCACACCCAGCGCTTGACCGACGGGCGTATCGGCCACGACAAGAACCTGTTCCCGGACTGGGCCGTGGCAGAGGGGCCGTTCCTGAAGGAACACCCGTACATTCCGCCCTATCTCGACGAGGACTGGATCGCCGAGGCCGGGGTGGCCTTGGAGTGCCCGGGTACCGAAGCGATGCTGAATTCTGTGCGCGACGAGATGGGGCCGCGGCGATTCCTGTCGAACC